The following are encoded together in the Lathyrus oleraceus cultivar Zhongwan6 chromosome 3, CAAS_Psat_ZW6_1.0, whole genome shotgun sequence genome:
- the LOC127125795 gene encoding RNA polymerase sigma factor sigF, chloroplastic isoform X3 gives MFSPSTPFPSRILHSPSVVMLHEQAAPAVSSLPSSFAAQSFPTSVLLQENRDEYRPLLHMHKEDKTSQVQAALNTRVMDAMSVLERNNNDDVDESAHNSMRQLHLRCHLQNLLASSPEEDLVSSSSTMQPVDDFQWSALSLAKQALSASKQAAAVAEELKLIKVDDNNDSSPLSLADSSIGMNKIVRSTRLKERRSKQIKVSNSKVLDEERYLTKKSDVKRRLHVEKKLKEGLDGNDALRLFLRSPETKQLLNLEEESQLIAQIQGLFKLKETKIKLQSQFGREPTMHEWADCVGLSGRVLQARLHSGNKSKDKLILANLRLVVHIAKYYQGRGLSLQDLLQEGSMGLMRSVKKFKPQAGSRFSTYAYWWIRHSIRRAIYMHSKTIRLPETFYALLGKVAEAKKSYIIEGNLNPTKEEIARRVEITVDKLEMLLFSSRTPLSMEQVIWSDQNTTFQERKGVILVLEEVQSLEILRHLSVIKRTSPISFFCISWFPSTDARAILKIGYAENFGMKMAASLIPRFDGRDANWWLI, from the exons ATGTTTTCTCCCTCCACACCCTTTCCTTCTAGAATTCTTCATTCTCCTTCAG TTGTGATGCTTCATGAGCAAGCTGCTCCTGCAGTTTCTTCTTTACCTTCTAGTTTTGCTGCTCAGTCTTTTCCTACCTCAGTTCTTTTGCAAGAGAATCGGGATGAGTATAGACCTCTACTTCATATGCATAAAGAAGACAAGACATCCCAGGTTCAG GCAGCCTTAAATACAAGGGTAATGGATGCGATGTCCGTTCTTGAGAGAAACAATAATGACGATGTTGATGAGTCGGCGCATAACTCTATGCGGCAGTTGCATCTTCGGTGTCATTTACAGAACTT ATTGGCTTCTTCGCCGGAAGAGGATTTAGTTTCCTCTTCTTCAACTATGCAGCCCGTTGATGATTTCCAATGGAGTGCACTTTCTCTTGCCAAGCAAGCCCTATCAGCCTCAAAACAAGCCGCTGCAGTGGCTGAAGAATTGAAATTGATTAAAGTTGACGATAATAATGATTCATCACCTCTCAG TTTGGCCGACTCTTCAATTGGAATGAATAAAATCGTTAGATCAACACGGCTTAAAGAAAGGCGATCTAAACAGATAAAAGTGTCAAACTCAAAGGTTCTTGATGAAGAAAGGTACCTTACAAAAAAGTCCGATGTAAAGAGAAGGTTACATGTAGAGAAAAAGTTAAAAGAAGGGCTTGATGGAAATGATGCCCTGCGCTTGTTCTTACGGAGTCCTGAAACAAAGCAACTTTTGAACCTTGAAGAAGAGTCTCAATTGATTGCTCAGATACAG GGTTTATTTAAATTGAAAGAAACAAAGATCAAGCTTCAGTCTCAGTTTGGGAGAGAACCAACGATGCACGAATGGGCAGATTGTGTGGGCCTAAGCGGCCGTGTCCTTCAGGCACGGCTTCATTCTGGTAACAAAAGCAAAGATAAGCTGATTCTTGCCAATTTACGCCTTGTAGTTCACATTGCTAAATATTATCAGGGGCGTGGTCTCAGCCTTCAGGACTTATTGCAG GAGGGAAGTATGGGCCTTATGAGAAGTGTCAAAAAGTTCAAACCTCAAGCTGGTTCCCGGTTCAGTACTTATGCTTACTGGTGGATAAGGCATTCAATAAGGAGGGCTATATATATGCATTCCAAAACAATTCGTCTTCCG GAGACTTTCTACGCTCTTTTGGGTAAAGTTGCAGAAGCAAAGAAATCGTACATTATAGAAGGAAACCTTAACCCTACCAAAGAAGAAATAGCAAGGCGAGTAGAAATTACAGTAGATAAGTTGGAAATGTTGCTATTTTCTTCAAGAACTCCGCTTTCGATGGAACAAGTTATTTGGTCAGACCAGAACACAACTTTCCAG GAAAGGAAAGGGGTCATTTTGGTATTAGAGGAGGTGCAGTCACTAGAAATTCTACGACATCTTTCTGTAATTAAAAGGACTTCCCCAATTTCCTTCTTCTGTATCAGTTGGTTTCCATCAACAGATGCCAGAGCAATTCTGAAGATCGGGTATGCTGAAAATTTTGGCATGAAGATGGCTGCAAGTTTGATTCCAAGATTTGATGGAAGGGATGCCAATTGGTGGCTGATCTAG